Genomic segment of Nitrospirota bacterium:
TCCTGCACCTTCCTGATCTCCTCCGGCCTGAGGAACTCGAGCTTTCGGTTCCGGTCGAATTCGATCGCGCTCATAGGCGGTTCTCCATGGCGGCAAGCTCCCTGTCGATGATGCGCCAGACCCTGTTCTTGAACGCGAAGGCGTTCAGGTCCTTGTATTCATCCCACGGGATGGCCGGCAGCCTGCGTACCCTTATGGTCCCCGGCCTCATGAGGAGCGAGCCTTTGGGAGGGATATTCTCGTTGCCCGAGATGCAGAGAGGTACCACCGAAGCCTTCGATGCCAGCGCCAGCCGGAAGGCCGCTCCGTGAAAGCTCCCCATCTTAAGGCTCGCCGACCGCGTCCCCTCGGGGAAGAAGATGATAGACACACCCTCGTTCAGCAATCTTGTCGCCTTCTCCGTGAACTGCCCGGGGGACATCAGCCTGATGTTCAGATACCCCGAGAACTTCGCGTACAGTCCCAGAACAGGTATGCGGAACGGCCATACGTTCACGATCTGGATGCACTCGTGAGGCAGCACGCACATGAGGAATGCATCCGATGCCGACCGGTGGTTGCTCACGAATATGTACGGCTCTCCGGGGCCGTTCCCGGAATAATCCTCAAACTGGAGCCTGATGAAGGGGTACGGGATCGCCGTGATCAGCCTCCCGTACAAGCTGATAGCCCGCCGAAACCGCTTCATCGTCTGCCGGTGCGACTGGAAGAGCCTCGTTACCGCTACGAACAACGTCAATGCCGGGATCCCGATCGCAGAGAGCAAAAGGAACAACGTATAAAAATACAGGTTCAGAAGATGCAGCTTCAATC
This window contains:
- a CDS encoding lysophospholipid acyltransferase family protein; the protein is MPDRLKLHLLNLYFYTLFLLLSAIGIPALTLFVAVTRLFQSHRQTMKRFRRAISLYGRLITAIPYPFIRLQFEDYSGNGPGEPYIFVSNHRSASDAFLMCVLPHECIQIVNVWPFRIPVLGLYAKFSGYLNIRLMSPGQFTEKATRLLNEGVSIIFFPEGTRSASLKMGSFHGAAFRLALASKASVVPLCISGNENIPPKGSLLMRPGTIRVRRLPAIPWDEYKDLNAFAFKNRVWRIIDRELAAMENRL